From Skermanella sp. TT6, a single genomic window includes:
- a CDS encoding DUF3035 domain-containing protein, with product MDVISTSHPRHNPPDRGRPGRRPLAPLVCLALGALVLSGCSGARQTFGLDRAPPDEFSVVTRAPLAVPPEYRLRPPQPGAPRPQEAETRQQAASAVFGSTPETRQQAAANSPAATTGEAALLAQAGAVDVQPGIRSTVNRESVTLAAQDRRFIDSLLFWQTPDPPGTVVNARQEQQRLRENAALGKPVTEGDTPIIERRRKAPLEGLFN from the coding sequence ATGGACGTGATCAGCACCTCTCACCCCCGTCACAACCCGCCCGACCGTGGCCGGCCGGGCCGGCGGCCTCTGGCACCGCTGGTCTGTCTGGCGCTGGGCGCCCTGGTGCTTTCCGGATGCAGCGGCGCGCGCCAGACCTTCGGCCTGGACCGCGCGCCGCCCGACGAGTTCAGCGTCGTGACGCGGGCCCCGCTCGCCGTTCCGCCGGAATACCGGTTGCGCCCGCCCCAGCCGGGAGCACCCCGCCCGCAGGAGGCGGAGACCCGCCAGCAGGCGGCATCGGCGGTGTTCGGCTCGACGCCGGAGACCCGCCAGCAAGCGGCGGCGAACAGCCCGGCCGCCACCACGGGCGAGGCTGCGCTGCTCGCCCAGGCCGGTGCCGTCGATGTCCAGCCCGGCATCCGCTCGACGGTGAACCGGGAATCGGTGACGCTCGCGGCCCAGGACAGGCGGTTCATCGACAGCCTGCTGTTCTGGCAGACGCCCGACCCGCCGGGTACCGTCGTCAACGCCCGGCAGGAACAGCAGCGCCTGCGCGAGAACGCGGCGCTGGGCAAGCCGGTGACCGAAGGCGACACGCCGATCATCGAGCGCCGGCGCAAGGCGCCGCTCGAAGGCTTGTTCAATTAG
- a CDS encoding M16 family metallopeptidase: MMRRLSMPAFLSVLLLAVACFAPDARAIDIKRVVSPGGIEAWLVQDTKIPLLAIKFAFRGGVETDPAGKEGLANLASTLLDEGAGPYDSQEFQRRLADNSISISFTATVDGFYGGVETLVETQEEAIELARLALTEPRFDREAVERMRSGVLAQIRREQGDPDFLARRALYETAFPDHPYGRRARGTAESVESIKPEDLDAFVRRRFAKDNLTVAVTGDITPEQLGPVLDRIFGGLPEKAEIEPPADTVPKGAGETVLVPRPLPQTVVLMAQPGVKRNDPDWFPATIMNYVLGGGSFSSRLMEEIREKRGLTYGVYSYLVPFRHAALVMAGGSTANQNAGTMVDLMKAEWRRMQEEGLTQEELDNAKTYLTGSFPLQFTSSEAIADVLLQVQRDGLGIDYLDRRSDLINAVTLEDVKRVAGRLLDPEALLTVVVGRPEGIEPTRTRDDVPS; this comes from the coding sequence ATGATGCGCCGCCTTTCGATGCCGGCCTTCCTGTCCGTCCTCCTCCTCGCCGTAGCCTGCTTCGCCCCGGACGCCCGGGCGATCGACATCAAGCGGGTGGTCAGCCCCGGCGGCATTGAGGCCTGGCTTGTCCAGGACACCAAGATCCCGCTGCTCGCCATCAAGTTCGCCTTCAGGGGCGGGGTCGAGACCGATCCGGCCGGCAAGGAAGGGCTGGCGAACCTGGCCTCCACCCTGCTGGACGAGGGGGCGGGTCCCTACGACAGCCAGGAGTTCCAGCGGCGGCTGGCCGACAACTCCATCTCGATCAGCTTCACCGCCACGGTGGACGGCTTCTACGGCGGGGTCGAGACGCTGGTCGAGACCCAGGAGGAGGCCATAGAGCTGGCCCGGCTGGCCCTGACCGAACCCCGGTTCGACAGGGAGGCGGTGGAGCGGATGCGCAGCGGCGTGCTCGCCCAGATCCGCCGGGAGCAGGGCGACCCCGATTTCCTGGCCCGCCGCGCCCTGTACGAGACGGCCTTTCCGGACCATCCCTACGGCAGGCGCGCCCGCGGCACGGCGGAGAGCGTCGAGTCGATCAAGCCGGAAGATCTCGATGCCTTCGTCCGGCGGCGTTTCGCCAAGGACAACCTGACCGTCGCCGTGACCGGCGACATCACGCCCGAGCAGCTCGGCCCGGTCCTGGACCGCATCTTCGGCGGCCTGCCGGAGAAGGCGGAGATCGAGCCGCCGGCCGACACGGTGCCCAAGGGGGCGGGGGAGACCGTGCTGGTGCCGCGTCCCCTGCCGCAGACCGTCGTGCTGATGGCCCAGCCCGGCGTCAAGCGCAACGACCCCGACTGGTTCCCGGCCACCATCATGAACTACGTGCTGGGCGGCGGCAGCTTCAGCTCCCGCCTGATGGAGGAGATCCGGGAGAAGCGCGGGCTGACCTACGGCGTCTACAGCTATCTCGTGCCCTTCCGGCACGCGGCCCTGGTGATGGCGGGCGGCTCGACCGCCAACCAGAACGCCGGCACCATGGTCGACCTGATGAAGGCGGAATGGCGCAGGATGCAGGAGGAGGGCCTGACCCAGGAGGAACTGGACAACGCCAAGACCTATCTGACCGGTTCCTTCCCGCTCCAGTTCACGTCGAGCGAGGCGATCGCCGACGTGCTGCTCCAGGTCCAGCGCGACGGCCTCGGCATCGACTATCTCGACCGGCGGTCCGACCTGATCAACGCGGTCACCCTGGAGGACGTCAAGCGGGTCGCCGGGCGGCTGCTCGATCCGGAGGCGCTGCTGACGGTCGTGGTGGGCCGGCCGGAGGGGATCGAGCCGACCCGGACCAGGGACGACGTCCCGAGCTGA
- a CDS encoding pentapeptide repeat-containing protein, with translation MSQSRPLTRIDQAQLDNVVRRHEMFRNARMGGSRATLSFFDLSGLSLAGRDLAHADFVGSALRGANLTGARLDCAAMFACDLRQANLENASLVKTDLRGACLRGAVLIGANLFESDLRDGTLAETDRGGNFKIVQVESQPTEASGADLSGANLTNARLSGAMALHTDFTDAVMRGCKLVRATMRGANFSGSNLEGADLSGADLRGACLRGAVLTGASMTMTETAGADMEDMLTDQPAGQSADGLGKPLDELARLHTLWIGSGGAQGAKVDLSGYDLRGCPSLARMCLTMVAASGTTFYGMNLEAVQLQAANLEGSDFRTCKLAGADLRGANLKRAKLNNADLGGANLRPLMLDEKRAMRSDLEGAKLRYVNLSGACLRGVNFAGADLSFANLLGADMTKTDFRNAKLFGARVERSAIQTANLEGVAGLKL, from the coding sequence ATGTCCCAGTCCCGTCCTCTGACGCGGATCGATCAGGCACAGCTCGACAATGTCGTCCGGCGGCACGAGATGTTCCGCAACGCCCGCATGGGGGGATCGCGGGCGACGCTGTCCTTCTTCGACCTGTCCGGACTGAGCCTGGCGGGCCGTGACCTGGCGCATGCCGATTTCGTCGGCTCCGCCCTGCGGGGCGCCAACCTGACGGGAGCCCGCCTGGACTGCGCGGCGATGTTCGCCTGCGATCTCCGGCAGGCCAACCTGGAGAACGCCAGCCTGGTCAAGACCGACCTGCGCGGCGCCTGCCTGCGCGGCGCCGTCCTGATCGGCGCCAACCTGTTCGAGAGCGACCTGCGCGACGGCACCCTGGCGGAGACGGACCGGGGCGGCAATTTCAAGATCGTCCAGGTGGAAAGCCAGCCGACCGAGGCTTCCGGGGCGGACCTGAGCGGCGCCAACCTGACCAATGCGCGGCTGTCCGGCGCCATGGCGCTCCATACCGACTTCACCGATGCGGTCATGCGCGGCTGCAAGCTGGTCCGCGCGACCATGCGGGGCGCCAATTTCAGCGGCAGCAACCTGGAGGGGGCGGATCTCAGCGGCGCCGACCTGCGCGGCGCCTGCCTGCGCGGCGCGGTCCTGACCGGCGCGTCCATGACCATGACCGAGACCGCCGGCGCCGACATGGAGGACATGCTGACCGACCAGCCGGCCGGCCAGTCCGCCGACGGACTGGGAAAACCGCTCGACGAGTTGGCCCGCCTCCACACGCTCTGGATCGGCAGCGGCGGCGCCCAGGGCGCGAAGGTGGACCTGAGCGGCTACGACCTGCGCGGCTGCCCCTCGCTGGCGCGCATGTGCCTGACCATGGTGGCGGCGTCCGGGACGACCTTCTACGGCATGAACCTGGAAGCGGTGCAGCTCCAGGCGGCCAACCTCGAAGGCAGCGACTTCCGGACCTGCAAGCTCGCCGGAGCCGACCTGAGGGGCGCCAACCTGAAGCGCGCGAAGCTGAACAACGCCGACCTCGGCGGCGCCAACCTCCGGCCGCTGATGCTGGACGAGAAGCGGGCGATGCGCTCCGACCTGGAGGGGGCGAAGCTACGCTACGTCAACCTGAGCGGCGCCTGCCTGCGCGGGGTCAACTTCGCCGGCGCCGACCTGTCCTTCGCCAACCTGCTGGGCGCAGACATGACCAAGACCGATTTCCGCAACGCCAAGCTGTTCGGCGCCCGGGTCGAGCGAAGCGCCATCCAGACCGCCAACCTCGAAGGCGTGGCCGGTCTCAAGCTGTGA
- the pgi gene encoding glucose-6-phosphate isomerase yields the protein MSALTDSPAWQALAAHRSRMEGVLMRDLFARDPDRFSRFSARLDGPGGGMTLDYSKNRITEETMGLLLDLARQQDVAGWRDRMFAGERINATEDRAVLHTALRNRSDRPVPVDGRDVMPEVNAVLARMGRFAQAVRDGAWTGHDGSQMTDVVNIGIGGSDLGPYMACEALKPYAHPDLRMHFVSNVDGTHMAETLKKCRPATTLFIIASKTFTTQETLANAHTARSWFLDTVKDESAVARHFVAVSTNAAEVSKFGIDPENMFVFWDWVGGRYSLWSAIGLPIAISIGMDNFEALLAGAHDMDEHFRNAPPESNLPLLLGLIGVWNANFLGADSYAVLPYDQYLHRFPAYLQQLDMESNGKSVDRQGNRVDYATGPILFGEPGTNGQHAFYQLIHQGTRLVPADFLAPVETQNPVGRHHPILLSNFLAQPEALMRGKTAEEVRAELQGAGVIGDALEALVPHKVFEGNRPTNSILFRRLDPHTLGMLIALYEHKVFVQGIVWNINSFDQWGVELGKQLAKAILPELSEASPPTGHDSSTAALIEACRE from the coding sequence ATGTCCGCCCTGACCGACTCCCCCGCCTGGCAGGCCCTCGCGGCGCACCGTTCCCGGATGGAAGGGGTGCTGATGCGCGACCTGTTCGCGCGCGATCCCGACCGCTTCTCCCGGTTCTCGGCGCGGCTGGACGGGCCGGGAGGGGGGATGACCCTGGACTACTCCAAGAACAGGATCACCGAGGAGACCATGGGGTTGCTGCTCGACCTCGCGCGCCAGCAGGACGTGGCCGGGTGGCGGGACCGCATGTTCGCCGGGGAGCGGATCAACGCGACCGAGGACCGGGCCGTCCTGCACACGGCGCTGCGCAACCGGTCCGACCGGCCGGTCCCGGTGGACGGACGGGACGTGATGCCCGAGGTCAACGCCGTGCTGGCCCGGATGGGGCGATTCGCCCAGGCCGTCCGGGACGGCGCCTGGACCGGCCATGACGGCAGCCAGATGACCGACGTGGTGAATATCGGCATCGGCGGCTCCGACCTCGGCCCCTACATGGCTTGCGAGGCGCTGAAGCCCTACGCCCATCCCGACCTCCGGATGCATTTCGTCTCCAACGTGGACGGCACCCACATGGCGGAGACGCTGAAGAAGTGCCGGCCCGCCACCACCCTCTTCATCATCGCGTCCAAGACCTTCACCACCCAGGAGACCCTGGCCAACGCCCATACCGCGCGTTCCTGGTTCCTGGACACGGTAAAGGACGAATCCGCGGTCGCCCGGCACTTCGTCGCGGTCTCGACCAACGCGGCGGAAGTCTCGAAGTTCGGCATCGACCCGGAGAACATGTTCGTGTTCTGGGACTGGGTCGGCGGACGCTACAGCCTGTGGTCCGCCATCGGGCTGCCCATCGCGATCTCCATCGGCATGGACAATTTCGAGGCGCTGCTGGCCGGCGCCCACGACATGGACGAGCATTTCCGGAACGCCCCGCCGGAATCCAACCTGCCGCTCCTGCTCGGCCTGATCGGGGTGTGGAACGCCAACTTCCTCGGCGCCGACAGCTACGCGGTGCTGCCCTACGACCAGTACCTGCACCGCTTCCCGGCCTATCTCCAGCAACTCGACATGGAGAGCAACGGCAAGTCGGTGGACCGCCAGGGCAACCGCGTCGATTACGCGACCGGGCCGATCCTGTTCGGCGAGCCCGGCACCAACGGCCAGCACGCCTTCTACCAGCTGATCCACCAGGGGACCCGCCTGGTGCCGGCCGACTTCCTGGCGCCCGTCGAGACGCAGAACCCGGTCGGCAGGCACCACCCGATCCTGCTGTCCAACTTCCTGGCCCAGCCCGAGGCGCTGATGCGCGGCAAGACCGCCGAGGAGGTCCGCGCCGAGCTTCAGGGAGCAGGGGTGATCGGCGACGCGCTGGAAGCCCTGGTGCCGCACAAGGTGTTCGAAGGGAACCGGCCGACCAACTCGATCCTGTTCCGGCGGCTCGATCCGCACACGCTCGGCATGCTGATCGCCCTGTACGAGCACAAGGTCTTCGTCCAGGGGATCGTCTGGAACATCAATTCCTTCGACCAGTGGGGGGTCGAGCTGGGCAAGCAGCTCGCCAAGGCGATCCTGCCGGAGCTTTCCGAGGCGTCGCCGCCCACCGGCCATGATTCGTCGACCGCGGCGCTGATCGAGGCGTGCCGGGAGTAG
- the mutL gene encoding DNA mismatch repair endonuclease MutL encodes MTIRRLPETLVNRIAAGEVVERPAAAVKELVENALDAGATRIDVIVRDGGRSLIAVTDDGCGMTGDELELAVERHATSKLPGEDLLNIATLGFRGEALPSIGAVSRMTITSRARGADSAWCISVEGGAKGGVAPASHPQGTRIEVRDLFYATPARLKFLKQPRTEFDHAVDAVERLAMAHPGVSFSVSGDARTPIRLSASQGELLDARLTRLGALMGREFSDNAIPVVAERGAVNLTGHIGLPTLNRPTARHQYLFVNGRPVRDKLLVGAVRGAYADFLARDRHPMLALFLDIHPEEVDVNVHPAKAEVRFRDSALVRGLIVGALRHALAQAGHRASNTVGAATLDAFTPRTDMPAPSRFDFQYANPAARSSHIPRDLAEAVSSFQAPLTGFASQPSARPATTMAFAAEEAPPPDHPLGAARAQLHNTYIVAQTGDGIVIVDQHAAHERLVYERFKQALVEGGVKRQGLLIPEVVELDEPSAARLVARADELAELGLVLEPFGDGCVVVREFPTLLGKADIKGLVRDLADELAELGDALSLRERLDAVCSTMACHGSVRAGRSLNQEEMNALLRQMEATPHSGQCNHGRPTYVELKLSDIERLFGRR; translated from the coding sequence ATGACGATTCGCCGCCTGCCTGAAACCCTGGTCAACCGCATCGCCGCCGGCGAGGTCGTCGAACGCCCGGCCGCCGCGGTCAAGGAACTGGTCGAGAACGCCCTGGACGCCGGGGCGACCCGGATCGACGTGATCGTGCGCGACGGCGGCCGCTCGCTGATCGCGGTCACCGACGACGGCTGCGGCATGACCGGCGACGAGCTGGAACTGGCGGTCGAGCGCCACGCCACCTCCAAGCTGCCCGGCGAGGACCTGCTGAACATCGCGACCCTCGGCTTCCGGGGCGAGGCGCTGCCCTCGATCGGCGCGGTCAGCCGCATGACCATCACCAGCCGCGCCAGGGGGGCCGACAGCGCCTGGTGCATCTCCGTCGAGGGGGGGGCCAAGGGCGGGGTGGCCCCGGCTTCCCATCCGCAGGGTACCCGGATCGAGGTGCGCGACCTGTTCTACGCGACTCCGGCACGCCTGAAGTTCCTGAAGCAGCCGCGGACCGAGTTCGATCACGCCGTCGATGCGGTGGAGCGGCTGGCGATGGCCCATCCCGGCGTTTCCTTCTCCGTGTCGGGCGACGCGCGTACCCCGATACGCCTGTCCGCATCCCAGGGCGAGCTGCTGGACGCCCGCCTGACCCGCCTCGGCGCGCTGATGGGCCGCGAATTCTCGGACAACGCGATTCCGGTCGTCGCCGAACGCGGTGCGGTCAACCTGACCGGCCATATCGGCCTGCCGACGCTCAACCGGCCGACCGCGCGCCACCAGTACCTGTTCGTCAACGGCAGGCCGGTCCGCGACAAGCTGCTGGTCGGCGCCGTGCGGGGCGCCTATGCCGACTTCCTGGCCCGCGACCGCCACCCCATGCTGGCCCTGTTCCTGGACATCCATCCGGAGGAGGTTGACGTCAACGTTCACCCGGCCAAGGCGGAAGTCCGGTTCCGCGACTCGGCCCTGGTCCGCGGCCTGATCGTCGGCGCGCTCCGGCATGCGCTGGCCCAGGCGGGGCACCGCGCCTCCAACACCGTCGGCGCCGCGACCCTGGACGCCTTCACCCCGCGGACGGACATGCCGGCGCCGTCGCGCTTCGACTTCCAGTACGCCAATCCCGCGGCCCGATCCTCCCACATACCCCGCGATTTAGCCGAAGCCGTGTCGTCCTTCCAGGCGCCGCTGACCGGCTTCGCCTCCCAGCCCTCGGCCCGGCCCGCGACCACTATGGCATTCGCTGCGGAGGAGGCCCCGCCGCCCGACCACCCCCTGGGCGCCGCGCGGGCGCAGCTCCACAACACCTACATCGTGGCCCAGACCGGCGACGGCATCGTGATCGTGGACCAGCACGCCGCCCACGAGCGGCTGGTCTACGAGCGGTTCAAGCAGGCGCTGGTCGAGGGCGGCGTGAAGCGCCAGGGCCTGCTGATCCCCGAGGTGGTCGAACTGGACGAGCCCTCCGCCGCCCGCCTGGTTGCGCGAGCCGACGAGCTGGCCGAGCTCGGCCTCGTGCTGGAGCCGTTCGGCGACGGCTGCGTGGTGGTCCGCGAGTTCCCGACCCTGCTCGGCAAGGCCGACATCAAGGGCTTGGTGCGGGACCTGGCGGACGAACTGGCCGAGCTGGGCGATGCCCTGAGCCTGCGCGAACGTCTCGACGCGGTCTGCTCGACCATGGCCTGCCACGGCTCCGTCCGCGCCGGCCGCAGCCTGAACCAGGAGGAGATGAACGCCCTCCTGCGCCAGATGGAGGCCACGCCCCACAGCGGTCAGTGCAACCACGGCCGCCCGACCTACGTGGAGCTGAAGCTGTCCGACATCGAGCGGCTGTTCGGCCGGCGGTAG
- a CDS encoding M16 family metallopeptidase: protein MAEPSRRLIAAPVLASLLLFGAFGPGLAQEAPRPAEPAPATAPEPAARKGVFFPESFMLDNGMQVVVVTNQRVPVITHMVWYKVGAADEETGKGGIAHFLEHLMFKATDELKPGEFSRIVARNGGRDNAFTSWDYTAYFQNVAADRLELVMRMEADRMANLRLTDETVLPERDVVLEERRQRTENEPGDKLSELVQASMFVHHPYGTPIIGWANEIAKLTRDDANQFYHTWYAPNNAVLVVAGDVTVEQVRPLAEKYFGPIAPRPVPARIRVEEPPFEAERRVILRDAEVRQPSLRRLYHAPSYNRGETVHAYPLQVLSEIVGGGATSRLYRSLVVEQRLATSAGTGYSPDAFDTSVFGAYVSPNAGVDMDKLEAALVEQLEKVVRDGVTAEEVATAKTRLEREAIFARDSLRGPAMSFGVALATGRTVEDVEAWPERIASVTVEQVNAAARAVLGQTNPVTGLLLPAPVRQAAAQPDAQPDAQPPGTGAGAAPSRSNDSGVIR from the coding sequence GTGGCCGAACCGTCGCGCCGGCTGATCGCCGCGCCCGTTCTCGCATCCCTGCTGCTGTTCGGAGCCTTCGGGCCGGGCCTCGCCCAGGAGGCGCCGAGGCCAGCCGAGCCGGCCCCGGCCACCGCCCCGGAGCCGGCGGCCCGCAAGGGAGTCTTCTTTCCCGAAAGCTTCATGCTCGACAACGGCATGCAGGTGGTCGTCGTGACCAACCAGCGGGTGCCGGTGATTACCCACATGGTCTGGTACAAGGTCGGCGCCGCCGACGAGGAGACCGGCAAGGGCGGGATCGCCCATTTCCTGGAACACCTGATGTTCAAGGCGACCGACGAGCTGAAGCCCGGCGAGTTCAGCCGGATCGTCGCCCGGAACGGCGGCCGCGACAACGCCTTCACCTCCTGGGACTACACCGCGTATTTCCAGAACGTCGCGGCGGACCGGCTGGAGCTGGTCATGAGGATGGAGGCGGACCGCATGGCCAACCTCCGCCTGACCGACGAGACCGTCCTGCCGGAGCGCGACGTGGTGCTGGAGGAGCGCCGCCAGCGGACCGAGAACGAGCCCGGCGACAAGCTGTCGGAGCTGGTCCAGGCCTCGATGTTCGTCCACCACCCCTACGGCACGCCGATCATCGGCTGGGCGAACGAGATCGCCAAGCTGACCCGCGACGACGCCAACCAGTTCTACCACACCTGGTATGCCCCGAATAACGCCGTGCTGGTCGTCGCCGGCGACGTGACCGTCGAGCAGGTGCGTCCGCTCGCCGAGAAATATTTCGGGCCGATCGCGCCCCGTCCGGTCCCGGCCCGCATCCGGGTCGAGGAGCCGCCGTTCGAAGCGGAGCGGCGCGTCATCCTGCGCGACGCCGAGGTCCGCCAGCCCAGCCTGCGCCGCCTGTACCACGCGCCCAGCTACAACAGGGGCGAGACGGTCCATGCCTATCCGCTCCAGGTGCTGAGCGAGATCGTCGGCGGCGGGGCCACCAGCCGGCTCTACCGCTCGCTGGTGGTCGAGCAGCGCCTCGCGACCTCGGCCGGCACCGGCTATTCGCCGGACGCCTTCGATACCTCGGTCTTCGGCGCCTATGTCAGCCCCAACGCCGGCGTCGACATGGACAAGCTGGAAGCGGCGCTGGTCGAGCAGCTGGAGAAGGTCGTCCGCGACGGCGTCACGGCGGAGGAGGTCGCGACGGCCAAGACCCGGCTGGAGCGCGAGGCGATCTTCGCCCGCGACAGCCTGCGCGGCCCGGCGATGAGCTTCGGCGTGGCGCTCGCCACCGGCCGGACCGTCGAGGACGTCGAAGCCTGGCCGGAGCGGATCGCGTCCGTCACGGTCGAGCAGGTCAACGCCGCCGCCCGCGCGGTGCTGGGCCAGACCAACCCCGTCACCGGCCTGCTGCTGCCGGCCCCGGTGCGCCAGGCCGCCGCCCAGCCCGATGCCCAGCCCGATGCCCAGCCCCCCGGGACGGGAGCCGGAGCCGCTCCGTCCCGGTCCAACGATTCGGGAGTGATCCGATGA
- the lspA gene encoding signal peptidase II, giving the protein MTDQTRGEAGRMARPRSMIRLGLIIAVFVMILDQASKWWMLEIVGMAHDPRVIEVTSYFNLVMAWNRGVSFSLFWHEAEFMPYVLSAVALGIVGFLLSWLRRADRPFLAVCIGMVIGGAIGNVIDRLRFGAVADFLDFHVLGYHWPAFNVADTGISVGVILIVLDSLFGGGGDHSRPEKDDRDRA; this is encoded by the coding sequence ATGACCGACCAGACCCGTGGCGAGGCCGGCCGGATGGCGCGTCCCCGATCGATGATCCGTCTCGGCCTCATCATCGCCGTTTTCGTGATGATCCTGGACCAGGCGTCGAAGTGGTGGATGCTCGAGATCGTCGGGATGGCGCATGATCCCCGCGTGATCGAGGTCACCTCCTACTTCAATCTGGTCATGGCATGGAACAGGGGTGTAAGTTTCAGCCTGTTCTGGCATGAGGCGGAGTTCATGCCCTACGTGCTATCTGCGGTTGCGCTTGGCATCGTGGGCTTCCTTCTCTCATGGCTGCGCCGGGCGGACCGTCCGTTCCTTGCCGTGTGCATCGGCATGGTGATCGGCGGTGCGATCGGCAACGTGATCGACCGGTTGAGGTTCGGCGCGGTGGCGGACTTCCTGGACTTCCATGTCCTGGGATACCACTGGCCGGCATTCAACGTGGCCGACACGGGAATATCGGTCGGCGTCATCCTGATCGTGCTCGACAGCCTGTTCGGAGGCGGGGGGGACCACTCCCGGCCGGAGAAGGACGATCGGGACAGGGCCTGA